The nucleotide sequence CCCGTCACCACACGTCCACGTCCCCCATCACCACACGCCCCCGTCCCCCATCACCACACGTCCCCGTCCCCCATCACCACACGTTCCCGTCCCCCATCACCACACGTCCCCGCCCCCGTCCCGTCCCCATCACCACACATCCCCATCACCGCACGTCTCGTCCCCATCACCACACGTCTCGCCCCCCAGTCCCCACCACCACACGTTCCCATCACCACACGTCCCCATCACCACACGTCCCCATCCCCCATCACCACACGTCCCCGTCCCCCATCACCACACGTCCCCGTCCCGTCCCCCATCACCACACGTCCCCGTCACCACACGTCCCGTCCCCCATCACCACACGTCCCCGTCCCCATCACCACACGTCTCTCCCCCAGTCCCCACCACCACACGTCCCCACCACCACACGTCCCCATCACCACACGTTCCCGTCCCCCATCACCACACGTTCCCGTCCCCCATCACCACACGTCCCCGTCCCCCCGTCCCCATCACCACACGCCCCCGTCCCCCATCACCACACGTCCCCGTCCCCCATCACCACACGCCCCCATCaccacacgtcccccatcaccACACGTTCCCGTCCCCCATCACCACACGTTCCCGTCCCCCATCACCACACGTCCCCGTCCCCCCGTCCCCATCACCACACGTCCCCGTCCCCCATCACCACACGCCCCGTCCCCCATCaccacacgtcccccatcaccACACGTccccccatcaccccatcacccccaTCACCACACGCCCCGTCCCCCGTCCCGTCCCCATCACCACACGTCCCCATCACCACACGTTCCCCGTCCCCCATCACCACACGTCTCGTCCCCATCACCACACATCCCCATCACCACACGTCCCCATCACCACACGTTTCCCCACCCGTCCCCCATCACCACACGTTTCCCCCACCCGCCCCCATCACCACACGTTGTCCCCCATCACCACACGTTTCCCCGTCCCCCATCACCACACGTTTCCCCCACCCGTCCCCATCACCACACGTTCTCCCCCCCCAGTACCCATCACCACACGTTTCCCCCCATCACCACACGTCTCCCGCCGTCCCTGTCACCACACGTTTCCTCCCCCGTCCCCCATCACCACACGTTTCCTCCCCCGTCCCCCATCACCACACGTTTCCTCCCCCGTCCCCCATCACCACACGTTTCCTCCCCCATCACCACACGTTTCCTCCCCCATCACCACACGTTTACCCCCCCGTCCCCCATCACCACATGTTTTCCCCCACCCGTCCCCCATCACCACACGTTTCCCCCACCCGTCCCCCATCCCCATCAGTCCCCCATCACCACACGTTCCCCCCAGTCCCCCATCACCACACGTTTCCCCCCCGTCCCCCATCACCACACGTTTCCCCCATCACCACACGTTTCCCCCATCACCACACGTTTTCCCCCCGTCCCCCATCACCACACGTTTCCCCCCAGACCCCATCACATACCCTTCACCCACTGCCATTTCTCCATCACTGTTGAAGATTGCCTCATTGGAGCCTATAAGTTGTCTTTCCCCTTGAAGACTTTGTGTTATCATATTTAGCTTGTTTTCCATTTAGTTAGCGTCCAATGTCCATGCGTGTAGCCATTTTTCAATGTTTCTGTTTTATTCTTGTTATCCATTAGTAGACTACTTGTAATTCCTCTATCATCCATCTTGGTTCCCCCTCTCCCTGGACAAAGCCCACTCCTTAACCCAGCCATCTCTCTCACCATGCCGTGTCTAGCCCTCTAGTGACAGATGAGACATGCTATCACGCGGTGTCCTCTACTGCAGGAGCTCCTGAACGCACCACTAGGCATCCCTGTACTCAGTGTTATACACAGAGAGAAAGCCCTCTGTCTCTGGGGTGGTCCCCAACCTTGTGTTCAGTAGATACCAAACGGAACGAAAACGCTCAGTGAAACAGAGGTACAATCTGAACCTGTCCAGTAAGAAATGTCTGTTTTCCTATTCCATTGCAAAAGATTTTGTTGTGTTGTCCAATAACCCCGACCCAGGCCATAGGTCTTATCGGTAAGCATGTTGCTTCTGTGGTAGGGACTGGTAGTTCCCACGATGAGTGATTTTTAAGGACTAATCTGAGGGAAGCACACAGAAGCATGGTTTatacctgactccaataatcacctaattatgatcttcagtttagaatgcaattagtttaaatcaggtgtgtttgctAGGGAGGAGGTGTGACCccaatcaggcccccgaggactggcGTTGCCCAGGCCTGGTCTAGAATGAGGAACGGTGAAGAGGCTCAGACGTCAGAGATAAGGTGTGAGGCATTTCTATCGGAACACCGCGCACAAACCATGAACTGAACACGCTGAATAGGGAAGCTGTCCACATCTGTCATTGTGCACAAACAGACCTTCGTGTGACCACAAGAGCCACAACTGGACATTACAGGGTAGTTGTTGGTTACAGGGGTAGTTGTTGGGAGTGGGCTCCAAACAATGTatcacaaggcactacagaagtgAACCTGGTCTCTCGCTCTTATTTGATAAGGGGTACGATTGCGTTTCGATGTTATTCTGACTGCCTAGGACCGAATACAATCTCTGAGCAAGTTTGTGGACAGACAAACCCACCACGTCCCCAGTCAGTGTCCCCAAcggtcactctctccccctccccacctaccACCTCACTACTCTAGACCCTCTAGTCTGTAGCCAGACTGCCTGTGGTTGGTCAGTGCCATGATAAAGCACCTCTCCCCCTCTAACAGGATCCTACAGAGTTAGAGGGTGTAGAAGACCAGCCTGATAACTCCGTTAGCAGTGAAGTAGAGATGGAGTCAGAGGAGACcattgcagagagaaagaggaagatggTAAGTTCTGTGAGCCAGGGCTGCAGCGCGCCCTGCTGTGTGCAGCCCATACACCCCCCCCCTCATAGGAAAAAGCTCATCCTTGCTGGTATGGGTCACTGTTTGTGTGGTGGTGGTCCCCCCCCACCTCCCTGCTTCTGCTGCTGTCTCTGCCTCATCCTGTTGCTGTGTAGCCTAGCTCGCGCCCCCCCCACCCTGCTCTCTGTTGCTCACTCGCTTCCTCTGGCAGAGCCCTCAAACACTGAGGCTCGGTGTTTTGGTCATCATTATACATATTTTCCTCATTTATTTAATAGCTCATTTGCTAAACCATCACACATTGCACCATTCTGGGCCCTCCAGAGCCACAggccctctaccccctccttctcctctctaatTAGCTGAGTAAACAAGAGCCCCAGCCTCAACACACGTAAGTACTGGAActctccctgtgtgtctgagtATGACCCTCATACAGAATTGGCAAACTGTTTTGAAATGACCaattactctcctctctcctgctaaaGAGCTCTGGTGACCTAGAGAGTTGGGCTCACACACACTCTGGCacgctctccctctgtcatatacacacacacactctggaaatTACCCTGCTGTCAGCTCCCTTTCACACTACAAGGCCCAAGGTGTAAAGCGCTGACTCATCGTTCTGGCCAATGGACTGGCTCACTCTCTGTTAAATAGCcctgagcgagagagaagagggggtggggggacttTGTTGCCAGGGCCTCATTGAGTCTGGGACATCCAATAGCCTGCCTCCCTCCAAGGGAAGCTGCAAGCTGGTCCAGGAggaggaacccccccccccttactgtGGAAGAACGTCCTCTGATGTGACAATCACCCACTGGTCTGGTGTATGTATGGTGTTAAACCACACATCCACAACAATGCCCTGTCCGCATGGGCTCTTAACACtggtgatgtctgtgtgtgtttggcatggTATGTCTCCCACACTCATGTTAAACATCCGGCTTGGTGCCAGGGATACAGACACGGCATGGAACACACAGTTAAAATGTTAGTTGCAGTAATGTTCGGTTTTGGGTGTTGCAGATGGTATGTAGTTGCTTGTCATCAACCTTGGTGAAAGTTGGTGATTGGGTTGGTTGCTATTGTCTTGGTTTTCTTTCCTTGTGTCGTGGGTTCAGTGTGTGGTTTATGACACTGGTGAACATGTGGCCGAGTTCCAGTGGTGGTGGGTTGTGTTGAAATCACTGTTCATTCATTCAGCCCAAATAAAGTCTTCCTACTGGATATGCTGGTGTaagcagacaaggtaaagaagCCCTGACTGGACACACGTCTACAGGCATAAGGCAGCCATTCTCCCTATCTGcgcccctcttctctcccctctttcataaCCCTGTAGTGGCCAGGTCACCTCTCTACACCCCCACCTGTCTGAGGATCCCTGAGGGTCGGCACACACTGAAGCCCCTAGAGTGGGGAACCgtggtggtgtgtgtatgttctaTGTGTGTTATTGGGGGGGACCGGGCCTCTTGTCTTCTaaaccaggctgtctctctgtaaACCATTCAGGCCAGCCCAGCGGAGGAGTCCCATCTGCAAGGCGTGGGGGCCTCCAGCTGTCTGGGACTGAGTAAACCGGAGGTAAACCTGACCCACCAACCCCTACCCACCCCCAAACATACCCACCcccgcctgcctgccttcccCTCCACCTCATAGGGGACCCCACTGACTGACAAACATACTAACCCCCACCTCCATCTTCCCTCCACTGACCGGCCCTGTGGCAGACCCCAGTGTGTCTCTGCTACTGGGGGTGGTAAAACTAGTCTGGTGGAGGCAGCCGTGGTGTTCTAAACACCCTGAATGGTTTGGTAAGGGTTAATGTTACGTTCCCACCTTCCACTTCCAGTTAGTTTGGTCTCACATCAACAGGGTGTTTACTTGTTCTATCTCCATTGGTTTTTCCTCCACTGGAAGAGGAAGTGGTGGTCCTTTTTCTGTCATTCTGCGCCGCTGCTGTTTTTTTCTCTGCCAGCCAGACTGCCTCTTGCCTGTCCTGTGTTGCGATAACGTGTCCCTCCCCCTCTAGGCCCAGTGGGTTCAGGAGACTAGGCCACGTGGACTAACGCTTActgctctgtcctcctctcctctacagacCCGtgaagagaggaagatggaggccATCCTGCAGGCCTTTGCCCGcatggagaagagggagaagaggcggGAGCAGGCCCTGGAGAAGATTGGCACCAAGTCAGAGGGGGGCATCAAGGAGGAGCCCCCTGCCACCCCCGAGGCCGACATGCAGTCTCCTGGTATCATGACGGTAAGTGATAGTTGACTCAACATGTTCGTTATGCCTGCACTCTCTCTTAGACATTGGTTCCACCAGGTCGTCAGTATTAAAAGAGGATGTTGTCAATAATCTGAAGGGTTAGCTAATGGTGACTATAAACTCATCCAAAACTATGCTACTGTACTCTatcctaaccctgtctctcccagcccctGCTAGAGGTAAAGGAGGAGCCGGGTCTCAACAAGCCCACACCGGCCAAGCTGCGAGGCAGCAAGCAGAGGAAGAGCTTCTCGCGGAGCCGCACCCACATCGGGCAGCAGAGGCGGCGAGCGCGCACCATCAGCACCTGCTCTGACATACCTCCCGGCTCGCCCGGGGAACTCCTGGACCCCCTGGCCAATGATAGCCTAGACGTAGAGGCCTCCAGGGATCCTGAACCAGAGGCCCTCTCCTCCCATGCCCCCGACACCAGCCCCCCTTACAGTGGCTCCCCGGCCCCTGACAGAAACCGCTCCGGGCAGAAGTACCCCAAAACTAAAAAGGTATCCGAGCCACGGCTCAGTGCTCACCCCTAAACATGACTAGTCACTATTCTATTTAGACTAATAGGAATGTTCTACTCCTTCTAGTGAAATTTCACTCAATACTATAATTAAATGCAGTGTGGTTCTGActaaagctctctctctgtctctctacagcaCTTAGTGAGTGAGTGGTGCGTCGACAAGCAGGAGCGGTCATTGCGGACCCCAGAGCCGGCCCCGGAGAGGCCCCTGAGGATCAGCAGCGACCCTGAGGTGCTGGCCACCCAGCTCAACGCCCTACCCGGCATGGGCCCCAGCCCGCACGTCTACAGCACGCCCAAACACTACGTCCGCTTCTCCTCGCCCTTCCTGGCCAACCGCAGCCCCACCACCCCTGGGGTGCCCACTGGACGCCGGCGTTCCCGCGAGCTGCCCGACACGCCGCCCACCTCAGGCTCCTGCAAGAAGGTATGTTGTTCACCACCTCACAGAGGAATGGAGAGTTAGCTGTCAGGTATAGAAAAACAGACTGGCGGGGTTAACCGGGCAGAGGGACAGACTGGCGGGGTTAACCGGGCAGAGGGACAGACTGGCGGGGTTAACCGGGCAGAGGGACAGACTGGCGGGGTTAACCGGGCAGAGGGACAGACTGGCGGGGTTAACCGGGCAGAGGGACAGTATTATTGTCAATAACAGAGACTTAGGTTTTCTAAGATGTAGCTGCCTTGGAGATTAGTGAACGTGATTTTGTATTTGTGGTTGACATGTCCaagtcctctccctccctgtcttctccccaCAGCGCTGGCTGAAGCAGGCTCTAGAGGAGGAGACCACCACCCCTCCACCCAGCAGCGGCCGGCCCACCCTGGTCATGCCTAGCGAGGGCCCTCTCAGCCCCCCTATCAACGGGGACTCTGATAGCCCACTCCCCTACAACGGAAGCTGCACCTTGCCAGGTGAGGACTCTGGTGAGGACTCCGGAATGTGTTTCTCATCACTTAGAAGGAACATAAGTCTTGTCTGTTTTTTGCATGTGAGTAACCCTtcctctctgtgtatgtgtcatACAGAGTTGCCAACTCCTCTGAAGAAGCGGCGCCTGGGTCTGTGTCCACTGGACGCCTGCATGTCAGAGAGCTCCACCCCCTACGGCTCTCCCTGCGCAACGCCAACCCGGGCCGACCTATCAGAGACGCCGGGTACACCCTTGCTGCTGGCCACACCACCCCGCGTCACCCGTATGGAAGAACCGAGCCCCGAGCCTCTACCtagcacccccacacacacactcagtgcccCGCAGGAAGTAAGACACGCACTCtcacctacaaacacacacacactcatagtgGGAAGTGAACCATGTGTTAATATCTCTGTTCCTGTGTCCACAGAGCGAGTCTTCCCTGGACAGCTCACCAGAGGGCAGTCGCAGACCCAGCCCCCAAGAGGCTGAGCGGCCACCTTCGCTGCTCTCCTCCCCCTGTGTAGCGGTCAGGGCTCCCAGTCTGGATGTGTTGCCCCCCCCAAGAGGCCAAGACCAGCGCCCCCCTGAGCCCCCAGCCCCCCACCCCCGAGCCCCAGGACTGTGTGGGAGAGGAGGGGCCAGAGACAGTGACCGAGGGCAGCAGCGACACCCCCTCCTCCACAGACCcagcctcttcctccctcctccccccctggATGAAGAGTCCAGAGAGAGTGGGTCTGTCAGGGCCAGGGGGTCTGTCCTTCTCCCCCATCAACTCTAACCTGAGGGACCTTACCCCCTCACACACCCTGGAGCCCATCTTGGCCTTCAGGCCTGAGGCTGTGGCTGGTGTTGTGACAGtgacagtaccagtacccctggcAGCAGGACCCTTCACAGAGGCTGCAGGGTCTCTCTTCTACCCCTGCCCTGAGGAGGGGGGGAACGCTGGCCTTCTCTCGTTCACTAAGTGGAGACAGCACCGGAGAGGGAGGGTCAGGACAGAATCCCCCACAGAAGAAAAAGGTGAGTTGCTATATTCTCTATTCAGCCTCCCCATTCAAGCTGTGTTAGGGTTCCTGGACTGATAAAGGTACGTCTGTTTTCGTGTGATGTcatgtgttttcccaggtgtctTTACTGGAGTACAGGAAACGTCAGCGAGAGGCGCAGCGCAGCGGCTCCAAAATGGAATGCGGCTCGCCTGTCTCTACAACACCTACCCTGGTGGAGATGTTCCCTCTGCCCATGGAGACTACTCAAGAGCCTCCACCCCTGGCTCCTGCTCCGGACCAAGCTCCAGTGGCCCCCACCCCGCCTGAGTCAAATGACCCCCAGCCCAGCGAGGACACAGAGCCCCCTgtcgagggggagagagaggggggagagggacagTGGACCTCGTCCACCTCGGTGGAGCAGGCAAGAGAGCGTGGCTACCACAGAGCCCTGTCGCTTAGTGACCACAGCAAGGacaaaggtacacacacacacacacacaccacttggaCATAACTTCTTTACTGATGATAGTTTAATTGTAATAATGTGTGCCTGTTTCAGATGGAGAGACCGAGGGCAGTGAGGCCCCAGTCAGCAGAGATTGTTCATCTCCTAGCCTGCAGAGGACCCCAACCCACACGGTAAGAAACATTCTGCTTTCTGGCTCAAACAGTAGTGTGAAGTACATGTTGCTGCCAAACACAGCCATCACACAGCGTATAGTGTAGGTCAATCTCTTTTTGTCGTCAGTTTGCAGTGTGCCCCCCGACCATTCGTTCCAACAAAGATCTTCCCGCGGCTGAATGTAGTTGCCTACCCCTGATGTAGGCTGTTATTGTTCATGACTTACCCGTTCcctcgctcagtctctctctcctccctagcCGTGTTCTCCTGGTCCCAGCAGCCCGTCCCAGCCTGGCAGTCGcatagtgaaggaggaggagagtgacagCCGGCCTCGGACCCCCTCCCAGGCCGCCCCACAGCAGCCCAGCAAGCCTGCCGTACCCAAGACAGCCCCCCTGACCCCCACCAAGCTACAccctgctgccccctaccctgcCCCCTCACTCCTCCATTCCCCCAAACCCCAGGCCCAGGGCTCCCCTTACCGCAGCCAGAGGGCCTTCCTCTTTGCTCCTCCTCAGTCCCAGCCACAGGCTCAACCAGGGCTGCCCCCCTTCTCCCAGTACAGCCCACAGTCcgctccacctccccctcctccaccagcACCTCCAGCCTCAGCGGCCTACTTCTCCAGCCAGTCAGCCCCCGCCGTGGGATCCTTCCCTGGGTTCAAGCCTGCAGTGACGTCCCCATTCCCCCTGGAGCCCAGCCCCTCCTGCAGACTCTTCCTCCCCACGCCCTGCACTACCAGAGCTCTaccactcccccctcctccccctcccccaccacaaCACCCTGGGCCCAGCCCGGCCCTGCTACACGTTAACCTGCAGCCTCCTCCTGTCCAACAGCACCAGCTCCTCCTGACCACATCccccagtcctccctccctcctcctccgccccctcccccacagGGCCAGACCCACCAGCTGCAGCAGCCCAGTGCCAGCACCCTCCTGTCACTCAACCAGGGCTtgcctcttcctccacccccacccccctcctgcctcctccaCCGGTGTCCCCATGCAAGTGCAGGCCCCTCACCACTTTCAGAACTTGGGGGCTTTCCAACCCCGCTGATGCACACCGGCGGCACAGCTAACCCCTCGGTGCCCCCTCCACCTACCCCCGCCCCACCAGCAGACTGGactgcccccctcctcccctccccagcaGCAGACTCAGCCGGCCCAGGCCGTGCCCACCGCCACTCAGATGCCCAGTGGAACTGGTGGGGCCCCTGCGTCCCCCGCCCCCTTTCACAACGCTGGGTACCTGGGCACGGGGTGGCACTGACCGCCTCCATGCAGGCCTCCCCCTTGGCCCTGCCAGCCCCTGTGAACTCACTCTGAGAGGAGCTTGATGACAGACAGCGGAACACAACAAGCAACAAAAGCTGTAAATATTTTCTATGTACCTGAACACATGGCCAATGGAAAAACAGGAGAACGTGGGATAAAGGGGTGCTTTTTAAAGGACAAACTGAAAACAAGGACCGTGAAACAATCTTATTAAGAGACTTTGTGTTTGAAAATGGATGATTCCCCCGGTgctcatcccactctctctccgacgtccctccctctgttttcttTTGAATTTCCCTCCTGTGGCGGAGAGAGTGCCTGACCGTCTGACCGTCTGTCTGTTTTGGACTTCTATTGTAAGGTCCCGCACTTTCTGTATCAATGTACATTCCAGCCTCCACCCCCCTTCGTCAGTTAGTCCGCCTTTCACTTCTACTTCTCTTTGTCTATTGTCTGCTCTTCTACACCGTTTATTCGTTTTATCTAGTGGCTCATTATAGCAAACAGAAAGCTTTTTGTATAGAGAAAaaatagttattattatttttattcctCTGTGTAACAAATATCTGTGCACCGCTGCAGTGATTCAGAATGCTGTTCTGGGAGCCCGCTTCACTGCCCCAGGAGACtgcactcgtgtgtgtgtgtgtgtgtgtgtgtgtgtgtgtgtgtgtgtgtgtgtgtgtgtgtgtgtgtgtgtgtgtgtgtgtgtgtgtgtgtgtgtgtgtgtgtgtgtgtgtgtgtgtgtgtgtgtgtgtgtgtgtgtcctgtgtcctgtgtcctgtgtcctgtgtcctgtgtgtcaGTGGGAGAAAGGGAAGTGATAGACAGTAAGAGTGATGGTGTGAAACGAGTGCAGTAGTCCTCTGTGGTAGCCAGAGTGAGGTCTCACCCGTAGGTAGGACGTTAGCGGTTTATTTTTGAATATCAATGGTTATTTGTAGAAATTGTAATTTAATGTATAGGTGGTTACTCCAGCTTTCCTCCGGAAACAGGTTGTATATATTTGCTTCTTTTCTTTCCTATGCTTGTACAATTGGCTCCCATCCCATTTTGGAATCTGGTTGTAAATACGAGCGCTCTTCTTGGCAAAGATGAATGTTTCTGTGACAATAGCACTTTTTATTTAGTTTTTCCTCTCTGGACTATTCAGTGTAGTCTTTTAttatttgtgtgtgcgtgtgagtatgtttgtgcagaggagagagactcaaACACTGCACTGGTTGGCTATTTTCATGGTTCATTATAATAAATCACTGTAATGACAGTTTTATACCACTGGTggtgttgtgtgtctgtctgtatgttctgtctgtctgggagaaGGAAGGCTGATATGTTGGCATATTTTCAAACGGTTGACGGATGCCTCCTACCTGACGTGGTCCTTGttatccgggatccttgggacgtccctactcCATAGAAGTAACGTTGAAAATGGTCAAGGAAAGGGTTAGGTAAGTATTAAGTttagggtagggatgtcccaaggaaCCCCGGATAGCACTAACCTACCTGACAAGCCACCAGCATGCTGCCTGTCGCCTCCAAATAAAACTCATTTGAAAAGTCGTGGTTGGATGCTGTCGGACAACTTCACCATATCATGGAACCATAGAGACCTGAACCATCTTCAGCATGTCCCCTGAGAATTCCTTTAGAGTGGATTACCTTTCAGGTGTAAGGAATGTGTACCATCATGCCAGCAACAGATATGCCCATTAATGAATATTTCTTTAGTGGTTGCCTGCTATCTTATCACAACAGATTGTAGACCTTTCCATCAGGAGAGCAACACTAACTGCATCTAATGAGCGCCTGCCTCTCTTCCTGACAGGGATGCATGTTGGTTAGTGGTAGTTCCTCACTGGTAAGCAGATGTTGCGACAACCCTCTCTTTGATCTGTTGTGCTGTGTGCATATCAATGTGGACACTCCGGTCTTCATGAACCTCAATGATTAAGCAGACCCTTCATGGTTACAAGTGCTCTCCTGTCCCCGTTATGCACATGACTAACCAGCACAACAACACACCACTCCTGGTTTTGGAGTGTCTCCCATGTTCACAAGGAGAGATTCCACAGTTCAGGGACATGTGGTCTAGAGAGGACATGTGGTCTAGAGATAAGTGTTTGACGAGAAGTCTGAAGTTCAATGCCTGGCccggttagttttgcatggcccGGTGCCCCGGGTGGGTGGAGTTTGCGTATtttagaccattccattggtCCTTAAGTGAATTCTCCACCCACCTGATGCACCGGGCCATGCAAAACGAAGTGGTCCAATCAGAATAGGGCTATAGGGGTTGGGCAAGTGGGTGCTTTTGGGTTGTGTATAGTTAATTGTTCCAAGAAGAGAGAAGTGCATTTACAACGTCATTTCTCTGAAGTGCCGCTAAAACACAGTAAATTGTGCATGAGACCAAACTCCCCAGATCTTTCGATTTCACTAACAGTTTATTTCTTTGGACCTCTTTTAACCGCACTAACAGAAAGAACAACACAAATCTtatccacacacacatgcaggtgagTAGAGAGATTAACATGGTCATTTGAAGATCAGCTCTATAAATGAAGTGTATTCTCCTTTTGTTCTGTGCTACAGTAGGCCAATGTTAACTATCAAGAGCTGACTGATTCCAGGAAATGTTTTATGGTTTTACCTTGGTCTCTGTCTAGATATGGCGTCTTCCAACAGTGTCCTTGCTGAAGAGCAGTGCCTGTGCTCCATCTGTCTGGATGTGTTCCCTGAGC is from Oncorhynchus gorbuscha isolate QuinsamMale2020 ecotype Even-year linkage group LG14, OgorEven_v1.0, whole genome shotgun sequence and encodes:
- the LOC123994441 gene encoding inactive histone-lysine N-methyltransferase 2E-like isoform X6 translates to MSIVIPVGVDTADTSYLEMAAGSEPESVEASPVVVEKSSYPHQIYSISSHHSHSYIGLPYADHNYGARPPPTPPASPPPSMLIRPGEGLFVPGGLQDEASRGTTLSTSEDGSYGADITRCICGFTHDDGYMICCDKCSVWQHIDCMGIDRQHIPETYLCERCQPRILDRDRAIVLQTRKRENMSDGDTSATESGDEVPLELYTAFQHTPTSIILTTGRLAGNKQADKKRKRSGEKEPVATSARAKKAFREGSRKSSRVKGGAPEMEPGEHPSLWENKMKAWMEAYEDAGSNQYSEDVQILLRVKEAGDGKTLAYNTHTATFKPPVESQVQKNKKILKAVRDLAPDSLIIEYRGKFMLRQQFEANGCFFKRPYPFVLFYSKFDGLEMCVDARSFGNEARFIRRSCTPNSEVRHVLEDGMLHLYIYSLRSISKGTEITIGFDYDYGCCKYKVDCACVRGNPECPVLKHNLEPTENLEASSRRRGRKDKEPMMQRGDHLDLGQNQNMTLDCDGKTKGLGADGKQRKLSPLRLSISNNQDPTELEGVEDQPDNSVSSEVEMESEETIAERKRKMASPAEESHLQGVGASSCLGLSKPETREERKMEAILQAFARMEKREKRREQALEKIGTKSEGGIKEEPPATPEADMQSPGIMTPLLEVKEEPGLNKPTPAKLRGSKQRKSFSRSRTHIGQQRRRARTISTCSDIPPGSPGELLDPLANDSLDVEASRDPEPEALSSHAPDTSPPYSGSPAPDRNRSGQKYPKTKKHLVSEWCVDKQERSLRTPEPAPERPLRISSDPEVLATQLNALPGMGPSPHVYSTPKHYVRFSSPFLANRSPTTPGVPTGRRRSRELPDTPPTSGSCKKRWLKQALEEETTTPPPSSGRPTLVMPSEGPLSPPINGDSDSPLPYNGSCTLPGEDSELPTPLKKRRLGLCPLDACMSESSTPYGSPCATPTRADLSETPGTPLLLATPPRVTRMEEPSPEPLPSTPTHTLSAPQESESSLDSSPEGSRRPSPQEAERPPSLLSSPCVAVRAPSLDVLPPPRGQDQRPPEPPAPHPRAPGLCGRGGARDSDRGQQRHPLLHRPSLFLPPPPLDEESRESGSVRARGSVLLPHQL
- the LOC123994441 gene encoding inactive histone-lysine N-methyltransferase 2E-like isoform X11 yields the protein MSIVIPVGVDTADTSYLEMAAGSEPESVEASPVVVEKSSYPHQIYSISSHHSHSYIGLPYADHNYGARPPPTPPASPPPSMLIRPGEGLFVPGGLQDEASRGTTLSTSEDGSYGADITRCICGFTHDDGYMICCDKCSVWQHIDCMGIDRQHIPETYLCERCQPRILDRDRAIVLQTRKRENMSDGDTSATESGDEVPLELYTAFQHTPTSIILTTGRLAGNKQADKKRKRSGEKEPVATSARAKKAFREGSRKSSRVKGGAPEMEPGEHPSLWENKMKAWMEAYEDAGSNQYSEDVQILLRVKEAGDGKTLAYNTHTATFKPPVESQVQKNKKILKAVRDLAPDSLIIEYRGKFMLRQQFEANGCFFKRPYPFVLFYSKFDGLEMCVDARSFGNEARFIRRSCTPNSEVRHVLEDGMLHLYIYSLRSISKGTEITIGFDYDYGCCKYKVDCACVRGNPECPVLKHNLEPTENLEASSRRRGRKDKEPMMQRGDHLDLGQNQNMTLDCDGKTKGLGADGKQRKLSPLRLSISNNQDPTELEGVEDQPDNSVSSEVEMESEETIAERKRKMTREERKMEAILQAFARMEKREKRREQALEKIGTKSEGGIKEEPPATPEADMQSPGIMTPLLEVKEEPGLNKPTPAKLRGSKQRKSFSRSRTHIGQQRRRARTISTCSDIPPGSPGELLDPLANDSLDVEASRDPEPEALSSHAPDTSPPYSGSPAPDRNRSGQKYPKTKKHLVSEWCVDKQERSLRTPEPAPERPLRISSDPEVLATQLNALPGMGPSPHVYSTPKHYVRFSSPFLANRSPTTPGVPTGRRRSRELPDTPPTSGSCKKRWLKQALEEETTTPPPSSGRPTLVMPSEGPLSPPINGDSDSPLPYNGSCTLPELPTPLKKRRLGLCPLDACMSESSTPYGSPCATPTRADLSETPGTPLLLATPPRVTRMEEPSPEPLPSTPTHTLSAPQESESSLDSSPEGSRRPSPQEAERPPSLLSSPCVAVRAPSLDVLPPPRGQDQRPPEPPAPHPRAPGLCGRGGARDSDRGQQRHPLLHRPSLFLPPPPLDEESRESGSVRARGSVLLPHQL
- the LOC123994441 gene encoding inactive histone-lysine N-methyltransferase 2E-like isoform X4, giving the protein MSIVIPVGVDTADTSYLEMAAGSDRPESVEASPVVVEKSSYPHQIYSISSHHSHSYIGLPYADHNYGARPPPTPPASPPPSMLIRPGEGLFVPGGLQDEASRGTTLSTSEDGSYGADITRCICGFTHDDGYMICCDKCSVWQHIDCMGIDRQHIPETYLCERCQPRILDRDRAIVLQTRKRENMSGEWRDDGDTSATESGDEVPLELYTAFQHTPTSIILTTGRLAGNKQADKKRKRSGEKEPVATSARAKKAFREGSRKSSRVKGGAPEMEPGEHPSLWENKMKAWMEAYEDAGSNQYSEDVQILLRVKEAGDGKTLAYNTHTATFKPPVESQVQKNKKILKAVRDLAPDSLIIEYRGKFMLRQQFEANGCFFKRPYPFVLFYSKFDGLEMCVDARSFGNEARFIRRSCTPNSEVRHVLEDGMLHLYIYSLRSISKGTEITIGFDYDYGCCKYKVDCACVRGNPECPVLKHNLEPTENLEASSRRRGRKDKEPMMQRGDHLDLGQNQNMTLDCDGKTKGLGADGKQRKLSPLRLSISNNQDPTELEGVEDQPDNSVSSEVEMESEETIAERKRKMASPAEESHLQGVGASSCLGLSKPETREERKMEAILQAFARMEKREKRREQALEKIGTKSEGGIKEEPPATPEADMQSPGIMTPLLEVKEEPGLNKPTPAKLRGSKQRKSFSRSRTHIGQQRRRARTISTCSDIPPGSPGELLDPLANDSLDVEASRDPEPEALSSHAPDTSPPYSGSPAPDRNRSGQKYPKTKKHLVSEWCVDKQERSLRTPEPAPERPLRISSDPEVLATQLNALPGMGPSPHVYSTPKHYVRFSSPFLANRSPTTPGVPTGRRRSRELPDTPPTSGSCKKRWLKQALEEETTTPPPSSGRPTLVMPSEGPLSPPINGDSDSPLPYNGSCTLPGEDSELPTPLKKRRLGLCPLDACMSESSTPYGSPCATPTRADLSETPGTPLLLATPPRVTRMEEPSPEPLPSTPTHTLSAPQESESSLDSSPEGSRRPSPQEAERPPSLLSSPCVAVRAPSLDVLPPPRGQDQRPPEPPAPHPRAPGLCGRGGARDSDRGQQRHPLLHRPSLFLPPPPLDEESRESGSVRARGSVLLPHQL